One genomic segment of Lampris incognitus isolate fLamInc1 chromosome 2, fLamInc1.hap2, whole genome shotgun sequence includes these proteins:
- the abraa gene encoding actin-binding Rho-activating protein — protein MSSGGTSTAPPQEPRPFVRAVRKIKCASMVASLAKSWQGWASERTEKQDTIPTGWMPTSVEEEEEKERNHVVKLTVTPRVITADASDSSNSKIRTVSVKKTVQPKRSECGSGDVVNAIRGKMESAPEESSKPFLGNESPTRRRQIRALQSTEGSGGGGVLQDRKQMLQERKLGSRSSSVDTEDSGLGEDAALSDNSESKSEQGDPPLEKQINRPKIKISTMSDIKSRWQQWSKQHIEGQKLNPFSEEFDHEHAMAQRLRKGDTGYGRPKEGSKTAERGDRAQKHVHREMEEMVWIIRDMGFEDREGRTIITFGRLFDRYVKISDKVVGILLRCRKHKMLDFEGEMLWKGQDDDVIITVRD, from the exons ATGAGTAGCGGCGGCACCAGTACAGCTCCACCCCAGGAGCCACGGCCGTTTGTGAGGGCGGTGAGGAAGATCAAGTGTGCCTCTATGGTGGCTAGCTTGGCAAAGAGCTGGCAGGGGTGGGCCAGTGAACGCACAGAAAAGCAAGACACCATCCCGACTGGCTGGATGCCGACCTCtgtagaggaggaggaagagaaggaacgCAACCACGTGGTCAAACTCACCGTCACCCCACGTGTGATAACGGCGGACGCCAGCGACTCCAGTAACAGCAAGATTCGAACGGTTTCTGTGAAAAAGACCGTCCAGCCCAAACGCAGTGAGTGTGGCAGCGGAGATGTGGTCAACGCCATCCGAGGCAAGATGGAGTCGGCGCCCGAGGAGTCGAGCAAGCCTTTCCTTGGCAACGAGTCGCCAACACGCCGTCGCCAGATAAGGGCGCTGCAGAGCACTGAGGGTAGCGGGGGAGGTGGAGTGCTTCAGGACAGGAAGCAGATGCTCCAGGAGAGGAAGCTGGGGTCCAGGAGCAGCAGTGTGGACACAGAGGACAGCGGGCTGGGGGAGGATGCGGCGCTCAGTGACAACAGCGAATCAAAGAGCGAGCAGGGGGACCCGCCACTGGAGAAGCAAATCAACAGACCCAAG ATAAAGATCAGCACCATGAGCGACATCAAAAGCCGCTGGCAGCAGTGGTCCAAGCAGCACATTGAAGGGCAGAAGCTCAACCCGttcagtgaggagtttgaccacGAGCACGCCATGGCCCAGCGCCTCCGCAAGGGCGATACCGGCTATGGCCGTCCCAAAGAGGGCTCAAAGACGGCCGAGAGAGGCGACCGGGCCCAGAAGCACGTCCACAGGGAGATGGAAGAGATGGTCTGGATTATCAGAGACATGGGCTTTGAGGACAGAGAGGGGAGGACCATCATCACGTTCGGGAGGCTGTTCGATCGCTACGTCAAGATCTCGGACAAGGTTGTGGGCATTCTGCTGCGCTGCCGCAAACACAAAATGTTGGACTTTGAGGGGGAGATGTTGTGGAAAGGACAGGATGATGACGTGATTATCACAGTGAGGGATTGA